TCCCCGATAGAGGCATTCGAGGACAGGTTTCGCGGGAATGACGGGAAGGGCCTGGATTTCCGCTTTCCCCTGCCTGCAAGTGCCCGCCGGACAGGCGGGTAATGACAAAATTTACCCACTCACTTCCACGATGAGCCAAAAAATTATTGTTAATGTTGGTTGATCGGTTGAGACGGCCGGAATTCCTCATGGTCCAATGAATAATACATAACCATCCGATTATAGACCCTCTTATTTCCTTGATATTGAAATCCGATTTTTTCCAATACCTTGTTTGAAGGAGAATTTTCTTCCATGGTAACCGCTACAATGCGGCTTAAGCCCCTGTTTGTAAACCCGAAATCTAAAACCGCAGCTACTGCTTCTGTAGCGTATCCCTTTCCCCAAAAGGATTTTGCAATAATAAAAGCAATTTCAACTTCCTTCGATTCCGGTTTCCCCTCTAGTTTCTGGAGTCCGCACTGGCCAACAAATTTTCCGGATTCTTTTTCGAACAAGGCAAAACACCCATAACCCAGACGAGTCCATTCGTTTTGGAACCATTGAATCACTTGGGCAACAATATCGCGGCTTAGAGGGGGCAAAATGTACTTCATGACCTCGGGATCCGCATTTAATTCCGCTATACTGTCCAAGTCCATATCTTTTATTGGCCGGAGCTTTAAACGCCTCGTCTCAATAACCATTCTGTTCTTATCCCAATGAATATTATTTATGTGATCAATCCGTTCGCCTATTTTTAAGTCATGATTTTCCCCAAGCCAAATCCTTTATTTCAACATCAGGAACCATCCATAACACCTCCAGAACGGAGGGGGCCCGGTCATCTTTTGGAACGTTTGTCTGTTCAAGTCTGAAAATTTTCCCATCCCTT
This DNA window, taken from Nitrospiria bacterium, encodes the following:
- a CDS encoding GNAT family N-acetyltransferase, producing the protein MVIETRRLKLRPIKDMDLDSIAELNADPEVMKYILPPLSRDIVAQVIQWFQNEWTRLGYGCFALFEKESGKFVGQCGLQKLEGKPESKEVEIAFIIAKSFWGKGYATEAVAAVLDFGFTNRGLSRIVAVTMEENSPSNKVLEKIGFQYQGNKRVYNRMVMYYSLDHEEFRPSQPINQH